From the genome of Arthrobacter alpinus, one region includes:
- a CDS encoding RidA family protein, with protein MELGMTLPAVAAPVAAYVPAVVAGNNVFTSGQLPFIDGKLTVTGKVGAGVSAEDAKKLAAVCAVNALAALKSVIGDLDRVTRIVKVVGFVASDPSFTGQPGVINGASELLGEVFGEVGIHARSAVGVSVLPLDSPVEVELIAEFQ; from the coding sequence ATGGAGCTTGGTATGACGCTCCCCGCCGTCGCCGCCCCGGTGGCTGCGTACGTGCCGGCAGTGGTTGCCGGCAACAATGTCTTCACCTCAGGCCAGCTACCTTTTATTGACGGCAAACTCACAGTCACGGGCAAGGTTGGTGCCGGCGTTTCCGCTGAGGACGCAAAAAAGCTCGCCGCAGTCTGCGCCGTCAACGCACTGGCAGCGCTCAAGAGCGTCATTGGCGATCTTGACCGCGTCACCCGGATCGTGAAAGTCGTGGGCTTTGTTGCCTCCGACCCCTCATTCACAGGCCAGCCAGGCGTCATCAACGGTGCCTCCGAACTGCTCGGTGAAGTATTTGGAGAGGTAGGAATCCACGCACGCTCCGCCGTCGGGGTTTCCGTGCTGCCCCTGGACTCGCCTGTTGAGGTTGAGTTGATTGCCGAATTCCAGTAA
- a CDS encoding DUF4177 domain-containing protein, with translation MTKWEYATIPLIIHATKQILDQWGEDGWELVQVITGPDGNGLVAYLKREKA, from the coding sequence ATGACGAAATGGGAGTACGCTACGATTCCGCTTATTATTCATGCTACAAAGCAGATCCTTGACCAGTGGGGTGAGGATGGCTGGGAGCTGGTTCAAGTCATCACCGGCCCCGACGGCAACGGTCTGGTTGCGTACCTCAAGCGAGAGAAGGCCTAG